In the Mytilus edulis unplaced genomic scaffold, xbMytEdul2.2 SCAFFOLD_1257, whole genome shotgun sequence genome, one interval contains:
- the LOC139506151 gene encoding cytochrome P450 26A1-like, with amino-acid sequence SPPGGYGFPVFGETLGFLIQGKAFFDKRREKFGTVYKTHLLGKPTIRVIGVQNVKRILAGENDLVTAQWPTSTKLLLGDGSLTGSSGNIHNLRKKALFKAFSNTALEEYTQVIQSITKDCIEHWCTQENILTHQEFKSLTFEIACRVLLGIKMNKVEKTELLGHFDTFLSNLFSLPMQIPGLGLYKGLKARTILLNKIGECIQKKEKRGSCDAFQDALSLLMDMSGTGRLSVTEIKDVGLELLFAGHETTASATVTIILQLTKNKDVVSKFMEELKSFGMSHSNYGDLNFETLNKMKYLNNVVKEAIRITPPIGGGYRKVLKTFEIDGYQIPKGWTVAYSIRDTHELGNELVLNPDEFDPDRWESLQRRDNEHFVAFGGGRRGCAGKQFALLILKIFTLEIVRSCQWTIPNINPKMKIIPVPHPAGDLPAQFTRKD; translated from the exons TCTCCACCGGGAGGTTATGGATTCCCTGTGTTCGGAGAAACTCTTGGATTCTTAATTCAG ggcaaAGCATTTTTTGATAAAAGACGAGAAAAATTTGGTACAGTATATAAAACTCATTTGTTAGGGAAACCAACTATCCGTGTAATTGGAGTACAGAatgtgaaaagaattttggctGGTGAAAATGATCTTGTGACTGCTCAATGGCCTACAAGTACCAAACTACTACTTGGGGATGGAAGTCTGACAGGTTCAAGTGGCAATATCCATAATCTCAGAAAAAAGGCACTTTTCAAAGCTTTTAGTAATACAGCATTAGAGGAATACACTCAAGTTATTCAAAGTATAACTAAAGACTGCATTGAACACTGGTGTACACAAGAAAACATCCTTACACATCAAGAATTCAAAAGTCTGACATTTGAAATTGCATGCAGAGTACTTCTTGGTATTAAAATGAACAAAGTCGAAAAAACTGAGTTATTAGGTCATTTTGATACTTTCCTATCAAATTTGTTCAGTTTACCGATGCAGATTCCTGGACTTGGACTTTACAAG GGTCTCAAAGCAAGAACTATTTTGCTAAATAAAATAGGAGAATGtattcaaaagaaagaaaaacgtGGCTCTTGTGATGCCTTCCAAGACGCACTCAGTCTTCTGATGGATATGTCAGGTACAGGCAGACTTTCAGTGACAGAAATTAAGGACGTTGGACTGGAACTTCTGTTTGCTGGTCATGAAACTACAGCAAGCGCAACAGTAACTATCATTCTGCAATTGACCAAAAACAAAGATGTTGTGAGCAAATTTATGGAAGAACTAAAATCTTTTGGAATGAGTCACAGTAATTATGGCGATCTTAACTTTgaaactttaaacaaaatgaaatatttaaacaacGTTGTGAAGGAAGCTATCCGAATTACACCACCTATTGGAGGAGGTTACAGAAAGGTccttaaaacatttgaaatcgaC GGATACCAAATTCCGAAAGGCTGGACAGTTGCTTATAGCATTAGAGACACGCATGAACTTGGTAACGAATTGGTTTTAAATCCAGATGAATTCGACCCCGATCGTTGGGAATCTTTGCAAAGACGTGATAATGAACATTTTGTGGCATTTGGAGGTGGTAGAAGAGGTTGTGCAGGGAAACAGTTCGCGTTACTTATTCTGAAAATATTTACTCTTGAAATTGTGCGATCTTGTCAATGGACAATACCGAATATCAATCCAAAGATGAAAATAATACCAGTTCCTCATCCCGCTGGTGATTTACCTGCACAATTTACAAGAAAAGACTAG